The nucleotide window CAGGATGTGTGCACCGGTGGCGCGGCGGAGTTCGGCGGCACCCTGTACGTGGTCGGGGTGGGCGTGGGTGAGGATGACGCGGCGGATGTCGGAGGGCTTGTGGCCCAGAGCGGCGATCGTGTTGAGGAGTACTTCGGGGGCTTTGGACCAGCCGACGTCGATGAGGGTGAAGCCGTCGTCGCCGTCGACGAGGAAGGCGTTGTCACGCCTGCTGGTGGCGATCCGGGTGACGCCCGGAGAGAGCGGGCTGTGCATGAGGATTCCTTGATTGTGAAGGGTGCAGTTACAGACGGGGACGGAACGTTGCCGGGGCGGCGCCGGCACCTCCCTGACACCGGCTCAGTGGTCGCGTGCGGCCGGGGCGGGGATGTAGCCCTCGCGGGCGAGCTTGGGCAGGATGCCGCCGTTGGCCAGGATGTCGAGGACCAGGGGCGGCAGTGCGCCTGCCTCCAGGCACGTACCGGACCTGGTGTTCTCGGCCCATCCTTCGGCGAAGTCGAGGCGTGCGGTGTCGCCGTCGGTGAATGCCGCGCTGGCACCGGGGACGGTGAGGGCGGGCAGGCCGTGATTGATGCAGTTGCGCAGGAATAGGGAGTTGAACTCCTCTGCGATCAGTGCGGCGATGCCCAGTTCGCGAAAGAGTGCGGCGACGGGACGGGACGAACCAAGGCCGAAGTTGCGGCCCGCCACGACGATGTCGCCTGTCTCGACCTCGTCGGTCCAGCCGGGGCGCAGTTCGTAGAAGATGTGGCGCGCGGCTTCGGACACGGGCAGTTTCATGGCGAAGGCGGGGTACATGGCGTCGGTGGTGACGGAGTCGCCGACTACCCAGACGCGTCCGGTGATGAGGGTGTCCATCAGCTGTGTTCCCCTCGCGGGTCGGTGACGTGGCCGGTGAGGGCGGAGGCGGCGACGGTGGCGGGGGAGGCCATGTAGATCTCGGCGTCGGGGCTGCCCATACGGCCGGTGAAGTTACGGGTGGAGGAGGTCAGGCAGACCTCGCCGGGGGCGAGCAGGCCCATGTGGTAGCCGAAGCAGGCGCCGCAAGTGGAGTTGGTGATCACCGCGCCGGCGTCGGCGAGGTCCTGGAGGTAGCCGGCGCGCATGGCGTCCTTGTAGACCTCCTGGGAGGCCGGGGTGATGAGCAGCCGTACTCCCGGCGCGACAGTGCGGCCACGCACGATGTCGGCGGCGATCTTGAGGTCCTCGAGTTGCCCGTTGGCGCACGATCCGATGAAGCACTGGTTGACCGGCCGCTTCTCGATCGCTGATACCGGCAGCGAGTTGTGGCTGACGGTGCCCGGGCGGGCGACGTAGGGCTCCAGCGACGACAGGTCCACGGTGCGTACGGCGGCGTAGGTAGCGTCCGGGTCCGGGTCGGCTGCTGTGTAGGAGCCGGGGGCGGCTCCGTGGGCCGCGAGGAAGTCGCGGGCAAGGTCGTCGAT belongs to Streptomyces sp. V3I8 and includes:
- a CDS encoding 3-isopropylmalate dehydratase; its protein translation is MDTLITGRVWVVGDSVTTDAMYPAFAMKLPVSEAARHIFYELRPGWTDEVETGDIVVAGRNFGLGSSRPVAALFRELGIAALIAEEFNSLFLRNCINHGLPALTVPGASAAFTDGDTARLDFAEGWAENTRSGTCLEAGALPPLVLDILANGGILPKLAREGYIPAPAARDH